DNA from Clarias gariepinus isolate MV-2021 ecotype Netherlands chromosome 8, CGAR_prim_01v2, whole genome shotgun sequence:
CTGCCGAGTAATTTATTCACGTTTGCTGGGTGGTTTATTGGCAGGCTGCCTTCTTGAAGTAAAGCCAAAGCATTTGCCTGAAGAGCTAGCACTGGGAATTCTGCAAACTGAGTTTCTGTGTGGAGTTGGTGATCGGCTTACATTAGCAGACCATCTCAAGCTGTTTGTAATTGATTCAGCCAAACCTTTAGCATTGTATCCTTTGTGGTTGTTGTATGTGTCTTTAAAAACCCATTATATAAATGATTGCAAGTGATGAAGGCTGAGTAGATCACATTAAAACGTTATTATCCATAACTGCACCAGACCAAGCTAATAATTTATAGTGCTTGTATAAGTGACTTTTACAGTGGTACCTTTTACATTTGATGCATATTATCTGATTTACAGTTCAATTCAGACCATTTTCTTTAACTCAACGCACCCAAAAGCTTCATCACGAACCTATTTTTTAATATGTCactatgtttaatttatttgttcattgttAGGTTTTGTTTTTCGCATGTAATGCTTCCATTATACAAGGGAATACAGGGCaaacacttttacttttaaattctGAAATCATTATTGTATGGGTTTAgaatataaaaattctaaattgaTGACCTTTTTCGAAAGAACATTACATTGTCAATTACTCTGTCAATCTGGCTTTAGATTTGAGAGAATAAGAATGCCTCACGCTTGAAAAATGTTCTTCTGTTATTGTAATTAATGTCTGAAGCCCCTCACCCACCCACATTGCTCCTTACTGTAGAAACGCCATTTACTATGCATCCATCATTCAGGCATGGTACTCTCCAGATACCTATTCAGGAACTCAGGTCTTGGCTGTGAACTGGCCCCTGAGGATTTCACCTTAGACCAGAGAAGAAACCCCCCTCCACCTTGCTTAGCTCCCTGTGTAATGGAGCTCTCAACAGGCCAGTAAAAGTCCAGAGCCATCCATATTATTTGTGCTCATGTCGCCATGCTATCTTCTTTCTGATCATTATGCCCCTTAAGCAAAACAGACATCAGTGTAAGTGTTTGGCCGTGGTCTGCCTGACTCATTAGGTGTGGCATATTACTCAGTGGTTATATTACTAGCCATCATACCTTTGGACCTTTATCTTGACATATGTAATTACAGAATAACTAAAGGGCCTCACTGCAGAAATATAGCTGAAAGGACACAGGCGTTTATTGGATTACACGAAATTATGTGATCAAAGTCTTAGAGATTTCTGAGATTAACTTTGCAAATAAAGTCAAGCTGCTTATAGCTTGGGTTAGCAGGGGGTCAGACCAGAAGCAGAGTGATGAACAGAATTCCATTTCGCAAAGCAATTACTATGTTATTCTTTCTGGTTGTTATAACACTGGAACAGTTGTATTTTTACCGCATGAAGTAAGTAAGATTGATGCTTTCCCCACTTACAGACTTGCTACATGTTCTTGGCTTTTGTCACTCGggacacacagatacacagtttgtaaacaaaaaaaaaagttaagtttGAGGTGATTGGTACAGTCTACATTTAATATagagaacatttaaaaacagactgagcgtcatatatatatatatatatatatatatatatatatatggaaatgtaaaattaatactatccctatattttattattattataattattattattattattgttattattataaccaCCTTTGGATATTGTATATTAAACAGATAACCAGTGCTAGCTGAATACTGTcctgattattaattaatttagttatttcttaacaaaaataaaaaattttttaataaataatgagttGAAGGCATTTGCATACCAGTTTCTAACAGTACAAGAAAACAGTTCACtgtgtatttctttcattttgtcgctaattcattttctttattttcatgttctccACATTACCTAAACGTTGACAAAGAACATGCCTTTTTCCTTACACCTGATGATTGCTTAAAACACTACCCTTAGCGGttctttcccttttctttcccactttagcattcttttttttttatgcttggtCCTTATATATTCAGTGAAGCTACGTAAAGCATAGTTATTCAGACTAATTAGTGACCCACAGTAATTGGCTCCCCGGCTAATTgtttgaacaaaaacaaagagagagagagagagaaaggccaGACACAACAGAAGTTGCCCCTTCACATTCCAAATGAGATTTAACTTTTAGATAGTGAAAGCCCAAAGTACTTTTTGTCTCTCTAAGTGTACAGTGAATTTCCTGCCTTCATATTCTAAAGACACAGTTcacaaagagaaaataaagaagGAGTAGGCAGgactgccagtgattttcaattTGTctaagatatataaaaaaaaaaacaaagaaagaacacATTTTACCAGTAATCCATCATTCTAAAATGCGACAACTTCTTAATTACTCTGCATTAAggcaatgtaaataaatctaattttgAGTTTAACCATAGAAATGTTACTGACATTTTTTATGCGATTGatttaaatattactgttacATTCTAGAGGCaaaagattttcagttttaatctTATTAGATATAATGGaacaaaattaacatttattactcACTGTATTCATTTGTGGTTGTTTTttgaattaaatgttttgtgtaattttattttaaagacattttattttgttaaatcattaacaattattaataacttgccttcataaaaaaagttttctatatAAATTCAATCTATAACATGACTCAAAAGGGCTCAGGAACTTAACATATCATCTGTATTTAGAACCTGTCTAATGTTTTGGTTAATTTCTCTGTATATACTAACCACAGCTAAGAACCATTGTATTTATCTGCCCTGCCctgaaaatgtatttgaaaaagaaaagcaattttTCGAACATTTGCTATTCGTACCTGGAGCCTGAGTGGCATGATTCCCGGAAAACTGCATAGGGATGCAGAGATCATTATCAATTGGGAACTTGTCACATTGTAGCATCTCAGGCCAGGGAAAGCCATAGGTCTCCATGACAGGACCACAGCTGTTCCTGACGGCCTCGCACAGAGAGCGGCAGGGGTAAATGGGCCTGTCCAGGCACACCGGGGCAAACAGTGAGCAGAGGAACACCTGTGTGTCTGCATGGCAGCGCTTGGCCAGAAGGGGCACCCAGCTGCCTGCCTGTTGCATCACCTCAGGCATGGTCTCGTGGTCCAGCAGGTTGGGAAGTCGCATCTTTTTGTAGCCAACTGTGTAGCAGAGACGTAGCTCTGCTGGGATGTCCACACACTGTGGCTGCTTGGCATAAAAACGACCGTTGTGGAAGTTGTCGGATTGCCAGCTGTAATAGTCGTACTCCTCCGCCAAGGTGGCCGAACTGAAGAAGACCAGTCCCAGTGCCAAAGTCAGTGAGCTAAACATACACAATTGCCTCTTATGTACAGCCATGCTTCTTGAGATTTACAGTTTATCAAAGTTAGGGGAAAAAGGCCAGCAATACGTTAATCCTTTTTTTATCCTCTTAAATAGATGAACTTGATGATGGATGAATCAACGCAAAGCTTTGCAGTGTAGATTCTGATTCCCTCTTTTGCTTAGTTTTGCAAGGTAGTCTTCCAATAAATCAGTCTCCTGACTTCAGTTATTCAGACGGCTCTTCCCGTAGGGATGATTTGCCTTCCACTGCTCTGCTCTTTTCTAAGCTCTCTAAGATGTATCTTAGGAATATGAAGGAGTGGGTTGCTGGCTTTACCAGTCGACAGCCCCCTAGCAAGCACTTCAAGTCCACTCCACCTCCCACAGTCTTCTCCTGTGCTGACTAAGACCTGCCTCCCCAGACCACAGCCAACTGCTCTGCAGTGGGCGGCACCCTGATTGGACTGGCACTCCCCCATAGCCCACCTCCCCAACACACTTCTACAGGCTGTATGAGCAcaagccgtgtgtgtgtgtgtattatatatatatatatatatatatatatatatatatatatatatatatatatgagagagagagagggagagagagagagaggttgaagTGTGTTTAGCCTTTCGCTCTTTcttacatatgtatatatacacccaTTTAcctacacaaacatacatacattcttcttcttcttagcTTTCCATTTTTAAGACATTGTGAGAAAAGAGATCCTTTTTTTGCAGAGGCATTGAGATTCAGTGGAGCTACAGGTGGTCAGGGACGTTTGGCCATGCTATTTGAGATATGCTAATGCAAGGCTTAGATGATGTGAATAGAGTCAGGCTTACTCTCTGTCACCTTTTATcagtggcacacacacacacacacacacacgcacacacacacacacacacatgcacaggggCCCAGCTTTTAGCCTGCAAGCATTTGGCAGCAGGGGGCCTTACAGCCACATTGCAGCCCTTTCCAACCAACCAGTTATTAACAGTTTCTAATATCAGTCTTACTAATAGACCTCACACAAAAAGACTGCAGACTTTCTGTTGtcttaaaacattgtttttaaagcacTGTACATCTAATCAACATGTTAAGACTATTACATTTTACCACTAAATCTTAGTTTAAGAAACTAAGCATGGGAAATGTCTTCAGTCTCAAGCTAAGATAACAGAAACCATAAGAGCATATTTTCATTACCTATCACTTTTCTGTACAAGCTCTTTATCATCCATAAGTGTAAAATGCAGAGAATGGTGTTTACTGGGAACTCTTGTTGACTTAATGGTTTACATGGTCCAGTGATAAAGGATTACAGAATGATGCTGTTGAAAGTTCCAGATAGTTTTCCATACTGAGACACAACCACAAAAAGACATGAAATTCAAAACACATTATCTTAGCGGATCACTGTTGGACAACTTCATAAAAGTGAGTTCTCGCTGCACTCTCAGCTGAAGGAAATGGTGCTTGGCCAGCAGTGCATTCTTAGTCCCTCTGCTAGTCACTCCTTCTCACTGATGGAAATTTGCTTTACTGCCCAGATTGTGTCAGAGACTAGTTGAAAAAGTGTCCTCAACCTTTGCCCCCTGAAAAATCAATAATCGAGGCAGCAGTCCTAAATGAGTGCTGCTTATTTCTGAGTAAGGATAACAAATGCTATTAGCGAAAATATTTAGATGAGTTTATTGTCAGAACATGAAggatttaaaatatgtaaaatccTGTGAATCTGTGTGAAATTACGAGGGGAAAACACCACTCTTTTGAACTTAAACAACTTTATCATGTTTATTagtgtgattttatttcagcttttatCTTAGATTTATGGCATGTTGGTATATCAAGGTGGGTATTAACAAAGTAACCAGGAATTGGTCAAACTAGCAAATACAACTTATTTACTTTTGCTGCGAAAATACAACTAACAAGTCCTCATTAACTTTTAGTCCAAATTCAGGATGAGCAAGTAAGCAAGAGGTGTGTAAGTATAACTTCaagcttttaaaaatgcttaacaCCTAGAGTGCTTGGCGACTGAGAAACAAACTCATTCTCATGCTCAAATGTACATTTTGTGGCAGGAACGCAAGGGGAACAGTAAAAAGGTGAAGAACAGAATAaaaggtgagtgtgtgtttatttttacatacaaGCTAACAGATTTTTCCAAGAGGGCAAAAAACAAATAGGGCTATGGTTACAGGGCAAGAACGATGATCCACAAATCAACGCTGCTATTAAAGCTGTTATCTGGCTCCCTGTCAGTTGTATTTATTATACTTTGTTCTTGTTGAAGAGGCTCACATAACTGTTAGTtgagctttttaaaataaaacaaagtacaaTAACTGCTTAATAAAACATGTATAAAGTcatcaaatttattttaaccattgatgattttaaaagtaatgacaGGTAATAAAGCAAATTTTACCATATACTTGATAAACATTAGAACAGGCACtcacaaacatgaaattctTCTTTCCAATAGTAGTAGTAGGGGGACCCTCAGGCCCAATCTCTCCTCCCTACTGAGAATGATGTGTTACTATTTTCTAAGGAATCCTACTGatggttttcccgaaattcaaCCTCGGTGTAAAACATACTGTTTTTCGACTTATGAGGATGCATTTGGCCTCTAGCTCACTCCTTTTTGGTCCAATCAGAAAAGGACATATTACatcaaagaacacaaaaaacTGTACTGGTAAAAATGATGTCAATCAAAAATTATTAACCCTGTTCAAAACTGGCTCTGAAATTACTGCAAAAATCCCTGTATAGACTATAATGGGGTTATTACAATGGGACGTACACTGATTTAGCAAAAAACTACCTTCGTATCCCTTTTCAGAAAGCACACTTGATTTAGCAAACACCTCCACAAAATACATCTAAACAGAGAGCCAGCTATCCTGCCTTGTTTACCTTTTAAATGGAGAAGATTGGTTTAAGCAGTTTGGAGATATCAAGGGTTGTTTGggacttgataaaaaaaaaaaaaaaagatttaaaggttCATGCAGCACTCTGGTGTCGGGTTACATTCTCAGGGTGTGAGTCAGTCATGCATGCACAGGTGTTGCTAAGACAACCAGGTGAAACCAtagtctctctcactctctctgtctcactttcaAAATCAACGGCTGAACAGTTATAGCTTGGTACATTTAAACTGGTTAGCACAACACAATCAGATCTATCATCACAGCTATCCAATCAAAGCCACATGTCAGTTTATATGTGCCTTAAAGTTTAATAATATACAATTCCTCATTGCCCTTTTTGTCTGTCTataatcttttaaataattgtatcaGCTGTATAAAATAAGctatacaaaataaacagaccTTCAGCTAAGATGCTGTTGAGTTAAAGATTTTTAGCTGTGTACATTGAAATTAATTCTCAGGAATGTGTCTTCCTTCTACAATAATGACCGCTGGCATGAAGTCATAGGTCACTGCAGCCAACCATCAGTCAATGAAAACAGCTTAAAAACAGAATAGATATTGGAATCCATGCTTTATCAAATCTAAACAAACTATAAAAacccaaacacaaaaaaaatatcttaactaaatatgtacagtacaatcagTCCTTACACcattttatttctgaataaGTGATGTAATTTAGCACTCAAACTGCACACAGTTGACGCAGTGGTGTTTGTTATGTTAGAGATACCAATAACTCTAAATTTAGCCATTAATGCAATAAACACCACAATCCTCAATTAACACCCAAAGTGTTAACACCCTACAGTGTTTATATAGCGTAGGTCCAGTTGGATTCCAGTGAACTCTTAAGCTCTTGAGCCCCAGGGATTATACAGTCAGCCtgaaaagtttaaatataaaatacacatttattcTTCTGTGACACATATAAATATTATGCCTTCACTACTGCACTGTAATAGTCCAAGTGTTGATTTAGCACTTTGAGAATTTTAGCTGTAAGTCCAAACAGACCTATTTGAACACTTTACGGTGTTAATTGAACACTGGGAATTTTGCTGTTTGGATAAATAACATAAACTCATCATAGTTAAATATCGTGAATCATTTCATTCCAGAATTGACCAAATTTTATTTCCAAACCAAATGAAACGTCATTCAACAAAAATGTCTTCACAATCCACCTTTCCCTGAATTCTAACTCCAAAAGATTACTTTCATTAACCATCATAAAAATATATCCATCAtaatagtatgtgtgtgtctgtgtatgtgtgtgtgtaaatataaatatatataatgtaaatatgtaaattctatttaattttattatttaatttaattatggactttttctattaaatataacttgatgttttttattaaatattattctattaaaataattatttttcctgatattaaattatcattcatatttaaatagctaAGCATTTAATTATGGCTATTATATCAATCTTGTTTCAGTTGTTgcctttttcattttacatGGACCCCTAagatagtttaaaaaatgtgttggaTACATATGTAGCAAGCAATATTTTTGCAAGCAATTATAGGATATTTGTAGAATATTTACTTTCTTGGAGTGTTTGGGCTACAGTTTGAAGATCACCACACAAACATGGTAGCCAGGAGTCAGACGTACTTGTGGTCAATGCACTTCACTACAGATTGTGTTTCCTCCAATCATGTTGCAGTTCTTTTTAAAGGCTCTTGAAAAGATCATGGTCATGGAGCAAAATTTAAAGAGACAGATCAGAGAATAGCAAGACCTCAAAGGCAGGAGCCAGTCCAAGGTTGGGGCAGGAAAAGAGCAGGAGGCCTGAGGTGCTGTGTGTCCCTGAAGCCCTAATCTGGATGAGGATGTGAAACTTCCACTGACATGCTTTATGGGAGATTTAAGAGTATTCAGAGAGAATAGCCATAAACTATGTGCAAATACACACCCCAGTAGGTATTTAGTGTCAAGTATTACCTGATATTTTGAGCTAAAGCAAACTCCAAGAGGCATTGTGATAAATATTACACTCACGCTTGAAAAAAGTGCCATTCTGCTACATCTCAGGGCATCTCAGGCTGAGGGAGAACATTTGGCAAGCAGGATTGTGGGGCACTGTGTCAACACTTTCTGCTTAAATTGTGATAACAtgaggataaaaataaaatataattaacccCTCTGCTAGCTAATAAATGCaatagtttttgtaatattctgtataattttatacaaataataatgttataccACTATCATTTTCCTAACTTCTGAATTCTTAGGCACCTATAGGCAGCTTCCGTTAGGAGACTATTTTAAAAGTTAGAACAAGCAATTGCTTCCTACTCCTCATAATGCCTAACTAAAAAGAAacaattttaagtaaatttgCTTGTTTTAAGTAAAATCTATCATAAATGGGTCATTCTTTATTTGTAGTGGCAAGTGGCGTCCCTCTCCTATAAAAGagttttaataaactttaattaCCAATAAATCATAAcatgtttgcatatttttatactGGTAATAGTGCacatttttgttaataataataacatttatgattgttttaaaattacatttttgttttaaaaatacatatttaattgaTATGAGAGATTACATTTGtaacaatgaaaataaattcaacagtataaaatttttaacaCAAAGAAAGTGGTTATATCgtaaatatagattttatttaaaaaatacatattttgttatatccaagaaaaaaaagttgtgtcCCCCAAAGTAGTGTCTGTGGTGTTACAGCAATGGAAGTCTTTCCATTAAGAAAAGGGGGAAATCTTTTTGGACTGCTTCCTATGTGTAAAGGTCATTGCAGGTGCTGGTTGATCTTTTTTCCTAAATTAATAAGAAACTGACATTTTAATCAAACAAATACATACTTATTAATATTTCCAAAATGTCCCCTGATCTTGAAATCATCATGATGGCAGTTTCTATTTTAGGAAAGTCTGGATTTAGGCTAATTTGTCTGTGTCTATGTTGTTACTGCCTATGTTATTATTGTCTTTCCTGCTAACAAGACAGACTCTATAGTAACTTTACAAACGATATACATCCAGAAAATGttctaattttaataaaaaaacattcatatcaTATTTCATCTCATTATATAATCACATTATAATATATCTCATACTCATCAATTATATCTCTCTTTCAGATATGCCAAGATTAACTGCTGCTGAAAAGCAGTGTCTTCATAGACATCACAGAAATGCAGACCTACATACTTCAAAAGAGATAGCAGacctattaaaaaaacatttagtgcaaaaaaaacaaaaaaaaacacagaaaataggAGATCTCTcgaagagagaaaagagagcagCAAGGGAAAAAACTGAAGAATATACAAGGCAGAATACAGGGCAAGACAGAGCAAAAAGTCATATCAGGGCACCTTGACTCCACCAGAAACACCATTAAGTTCAGATAGTCCAAGGCGGATACCCAGCACATCCAGGTCAGGTTTTATGATGATTAAAAGAGATTGTAActgtaaatcattttaattcacaTTATATACTTAACCATAACCATGTGGTTTAAACATATTTTGATGTACTGCAGGCAAAATTccatggaaaaaagaaaatccacagAGAGAGAAGGCAATGCTACCGACAACTGAATGAGCTGCGGAAAAAGAGAGGGTCAAACTAATTTATGCATGGCTCATTTGTGGAAAATTGATCAAGAAGAATAAATTACAGGTTTTCTGCAAAAACCCAATTGGCTTTTCATATAAAAGGTGGAAAACATGTGGGAGAGAACTTGATTTCATAAGACAGAAGAATATAAGCTTTTAAGGTCTAAGGATCACTGTCAAactatttcaaacatttttttctctgaatGTTGTTTTATCAGAGTATATGCTTCTTGTAATCCTATTCATGGTTAATTTTATCTTGCTCAATAAACTTTAATTGTTAAACCTTTTATGCGATGTGAAGTCTGTGGTGTTATATTACGTCTGTGGtgttactttaaaatgtatctgGAATTTCTATCCTTCAGAGGCATTTAATCTTATAATTTAATGTCTTAGACTGTAAAATGGTTTTAATCTTTTAGAATAAAGACTATAAAGGTACCACAGTCCATTTTTCCtgtcttttttatgtattaaaaaaaaacttttatcctTTGGGAGGACCCAAGTTGTacaattaaacatttcttttaaaatactgAAATCTAAATGATTAAGAAAACTAAATGattcaaataatttattaatttattaattattacctATTTTGGAACAAACCAAAATTTTACTACAAATATTGGTAACACCATATACAATTGGTTATGTAACcagtgtaaaatattttaattgctaaaaaatatataaaatcattaaatatacagtaataatgataaaaaaaatctaaatgttctTAAACATCTATTTAAATGGAAACAGCatattaaactattttaaaatgcatagcaataaaaaattgaaagcaaacaaaaacatgtatttttacagataaataagttaaatttaaaaataataaagcaataaataaatgcctCTTGCCACCTCGACTGAAGAATGACCTAAATAATTTATGCATGGGCATTTGATGTTTTCATTTATCTTAGACATAAATTTCACCTTTTATCAGAGGTTTatgaacaatatattaaatCCACTGGTGCTTGACTTTATGTAGAGGAGAATTTTGTTTAGTTTGAGGGAATTAAAATGACCTGCTTTGAATTTCTTGTAGATTAAAATACAACACAGGAATTAAGCATCAGTAAACGAACACAGCGTCCTTAGCCGCAAATCAGCAACAGACCAGAAACAAAACTGGGATCCAGGCAACTGCAGGCTATCCCTCAACATTTCTGCGTTAGCCTGCAGAGAGTGAACACTGCTTCCCTCTCATTTCCTTTTTTCGCCGTGGTCTATGAAGTAGGCCTGGGCTTTGTTGCCATATTAATTTGTCACAGTAAAGCTTCTTTGTTTTGATAAAAAGTCAAGTGAGACAAGCTTTAGAAATTACAAATATGAATTCCTGATTATGAATAGAATTAAATGCATCTGGAATAACAAAAATATGGGTAACAGAAAAGATATTCCGGTGTGTTAGAAATAAAATCTGGTGATATCTTTGTATGATGACAATCTATTTTTGTCAGCTTAAACAGCATAACAaatacattctctctctctctctccttggtTAAATGGTCCTGTTCCTCACATTAGTTTCCAGACTTTTGGTGTAATAACATTTGCTCAGCTTGTGCTGTGCATTCAACAACATGCctctattttgtttaaaaagactAAAAACACACAAGATTTCTTTTCACCTACTTGAGATGCTTTCCAACAGAGAGCACAGTGTCAAAACACAAGAGCAATGACACAGTgcattacagtacatatggCGTAATGGATACTCTCCTCCTATTCATAATGATAAATCGCGCAATATCTCTTTATTTGTGCGGTTGGTTCCAAGTTATAAAACAAACTCTAAGCTTCATCATGTCATATTTTTGATGGTTAGTTGCATGATTCATTTTTCTGGCTTTTGTGACTCCTTCTTGGtcatgtttaaatataataattcatacataaaaacataaacaagatGAGGTCATCTGTATGAGATCAATGTTATCAATAAGGGTCTTGTTGTAAGCAGGTAAGAAAAATGAGCAGgatgacaaaaaatatacagtatcatcacaaatctttaaaacatttgtatgaTATAATGGCAATATGTATCATGAAGGTGACTCCAGGACAGACAGCACTCAACTTTTTTCTTTGGGGTCATCTGAAGGCAGAGGTCTAATTGGCCCAGAACATCTGTTGATGTACTGTAACAACATCAGATCTGATACATTAAGTAATGCCTAGTTAAGAAATGTTCAATAATGAATGTATTGATTTagataaaatagtaaattaacattacaggttaaaaaacaaaaacacattagaAACATCTGATTCCATTCAATTGCTGCTTCCATGGAATACCACTATACAAATGACATCTTGtacatacagtttatatatgaaactatttgatatacagtattacatgGTCACATTGACCAGCCCTATAATGGGTAATTAGAACCTTAAACTATTTCACAACAGAATGTAATCTCCTTTATCTGGGATTGAGTCCTATAAATTGatcattgttttcttttcctgtcAGTTTCGATTACTTCAGGGTTAAGTAGCAGTAAGGACTAACAATGCATAATTTGCCCGAATCTCATCAGAGACCCTGAGCCTCAATACAATGTCACTTTTATCCGTTCCCTCTGTATCTGGTCCCATGGCTGGAGGTAAAGTAGAGAGAATTTGCAGCGTAAGAAGCCAGGAAGCTGGGAATGAATCTAAGTAAAAACCGTGCCTTGGCTTCGGAT
Protein-coding regions in this window:
- the sfrp5 gene encoding secreted frizzled-related protein 5, which produces MAVHKRQLCMFSSLTLALGLVFFSSATLAEEYDYYSWQSDNFHNGRFYAKQPQCVDIPAELRLCYTVGYKKMRLPNLLDHETMPEVMQQAGSWVPLLAKRCHADTQVFLCSLFAPVCLDRPIYPCRSLCEAVRNSCGPVMETYGFPWPEMLQCDKFPIDNDLCIPMQFSGNHATQAPASKACPPCDNEMKADTIMEHFCASDFALKMKIKEVKKEKGDRKLIAAQKKKKVLKMGILRKKDMKKLTLYIKNGANCPCSQLDNLGSSFLIMGRKVDQQLLLMAIHKWDKKSKELKYALKYMKSQQCPTYHTVFQ